In the Telopea speciosissima isolate NSW1024214 ecotype Mountain lineage chromosome 6, Tspe_v1, whole genome shotgun sequence genome, CCGTTCAAGGACGATAGGCTTGTCAAGATCACATAGTGTTTCACCAGTGACAGTATCTTTTAGACCAGCAAGAGCAACAATATCACCAGCTAATGCTACCTTGACATCCTCTCTACTATTTGCATGCATTTCCAGAAGTCTccctattctttctttcttccctttgtttgaATTAAGAACATAAGATCCTGCAGTCAGCGTCCCTGCATAAATTCTGACAAATGTAAGGGATCCCACAAAAGAATCGCTCATGACTTTAAAAGCTAATCCAGCAAATGGCTCATCATCACTTGCAGCCCTTTCAACTGTCACTTCTGGGTCGTCGGGATCAGTCCCTTTCATTGCTGGTAAGTCAAGTGGAGAAGGCAAATAATCCACCACTGCATCAAGCAATGGCTGAACCCCCTTGTTCTTAAATGCTGAGCCACAGAAAACTGGGACAAAACTGTTTGAGATGGTTCCCTTTCTAACTAATTTCTTAATTGTTTGCTCATCAGGCTCTATTCCTTCTAGGTAGCTCTCCATAGCCTTATCATCTAAGTCTACTATGGTTTCAATCATCTGGGTTCTGTAATCTTGAGCCAACTCCTGAAGATCAGCAGGAATATCCTCATAAACAAATTTTGCACCAAGTTCCTCTCCTGACCAAATAATAGctttcattttcacaagatCAACTACTCCTTGAAAATTATCTTCTGCACCGATTGGTATTTGAAGCACCAGAGGTTTTGCACCCAAATTTGTGACTATCATGTCCCTTGTACGGAAAAAATTAGCCCCAAGCCGATCCATCTTATTAACAAAGCATATTCTAGGGACCCCATATTTATCAGCTTGCCTCCAAACGGTTTCAGACTGAGGTTCCACACCTGCAACACTGTCGAACAAGCAAATAGCTCCATCCAAGACCCTGAGAGCTCGTTCCACTTCAAGTGTGAAGTCAACATGACCAGGAGTGTCAATGATGTTAATCCGATGGTTATTCCAAAAGGTGGTAGTTGCAGCTGAAGTAATGGTTATCcctctttcttgttcttgttcCATCCAGTCCATTGTAGCTGTCCCCTCATGTACCTCACCTATCTTATAGTTCCTTCCAGTATAGTAGAGAATTCTTTCAGTTGTCGTAGTCTTCCCTGCATCTATATGAGCCATAATTCCAATGTTGCGATAATCCTTCAAGGGTACACTACGCTTGGTATctgggaaaacaaaaaagaaagaaaaaggccacccaaaaaaaatctccCTTATTTCAGATACTACACAAAAAGTTACAATAATCTTTGATAATGAACCACAAAGTCCAATTTAATTTTCTATGTCACAAATACAACTTTAAAATAATCTTTGATAATGAACCACATAAAGTCCAATTTAATCTTCTGTCACAAATACAACAACTAATGTTACAATTCCATTTCTGTTTACTTTTCAAATGTGCAGCAACTACTGTTAACCATTTATCGCTGTACAGATGAATTTTGGCCAGTTCTTCCATTTACTGCCTCTTGTTCAAATTATGTGGTTCACATAGCAGTGCATGGCCACATTGAAATGGATAATGTTGCTGATGCATGCAGGTGTAAGGTCACTGGTACATATTTTTGAGAAATGGATGATACACAGTCCATGCTACATAAAAAGTTACCTTCCCCTTACCCCACCcccacaaaacaaaacaaaaaaagaaaagagtagaATGAGCAGAATTCCTATTTAGCCTATGATTTAAAATAGGAATGACTTGATATGCACAACCTAAATTTCAAATTATGCAGTACGTACATGTcacaataaaattaataaaCCATAGTTATATACAAGGCCAACTCTGCCGGTGTTTTATGCCGCTGGTTCCAAAGCCCGGATAAAGGAGAAGGGTTGGTGACTCAGGTGTCGTGGATAATGAGCAAGGATTAGCTAGGGCATCCCCTGTAAGTGACAAATCTTTTCAGCACCCGGTTGCAGTGACAAGTGGGCAAGGGTTCTCGAACCATGGACAAGTGCGGGTAAAAACACTAGCCCAAAAGCATGGAATTAAATCAGCATTTTAGAACATAGGAACTTTAACAAGAAAGagtctagaattgatagatataattagaagaagaaaatttaacATAGcttgtatacaagagaatagatggaagggtaaaaaagttaAGGAATTAGATGACTACAAGCTTTGGTATACTGGGGACAAAAATAACAGAAGTGGGGAGGGAATACTAGTAGATAAGGATTTTGAAAATGATGTTGTAGATGTTAAAAGAATTGGTGATAGGATAATATCCATTAAACTTGTGTTAGGCAAATATGTAATCAATATAATTAGTGCTTACACACCCCAAATCGGATTAGAtgaaaatacaaagaaacaaTTTCAGGAACAAATGGATGGATTAGTTCAAGGGATTagtcaaagaaaaaaagattattatagggggaAATCTAAATGGACATGTTGGAAGAGATAGCAGAGGTTATGAAAGAATTCATGGAGGATATGGTATTGGAGATAAGAATGAGGAGAGGACTTCAGTTTTATAGTTTTTTGTAGCTTATGATTTATTAGTAGTAAACACATGctttaaaaagagaaaagaatatttaaTAACTTTCAAACTAGAAGAGTTGATAGATTAATCAGCCGTTCTAGTTAGAAAGATTTGGCTACTATTTTTCCcacttttaatgcatctaatTGGATTATATCAGGATCAGCTCTAAGTCCATATTTGTTTGCATTAATCATAGATGAGCTGACTAGGGACATTCAAGATCAGATCCTTGGTATATGTTTtctgctgatgatattgttttggtggatgaaacgaAAGCAGATATAAATGCAATGTTGGAATTATGGATATCTACTTTAGATTTAAAGGTTTTAAGACAAgtagaaaaaaaacaagtatgGGTGAAGCCAATATAGAGGACGATgttgcccagagaattaaaataggatggatgaagtggagagatgaATCCGGGGTGCTATGGGATCTGGGTATTCCTTTATAGCttaaaagggaaattttataAGGCTGTCATACAACCgtctatgatgtatggtgcggaatgttgggcagttaagaagtgtcatatagataaactaagtgtagcggagatgaggatgttgagatggatgtatgGAAAAACTacgaaggataaaataaggaatgaccatattagagctgagttgggagtagctccgatacatgataagctacgagagaGTCGCCTATgatggcatggccatgttcaacagaggccttagAATGCTCTagttcggaggagtgatttgattcagattgaaggaactaaaagagccaggagCAGGCCCAAATTAACTTtaaagtggtgaggaaagaaatgcatagtttaggtcttgtatccggtatgacttcaaataaagctgattggagagcaaggatccatgtagttgaccctatttagttgggataaggttatgttGTTGTTGAGAACAAAAACAAGTATATGGTGTGCAACTTTAGTAACAATATGACTGAATGTGGGGTGACGAAAATGGATGATAAGGAGATACCGCAGAGTTAAAATTTTAGGTACCTAGGTTCAATCATtaaatagaagatgatgttgcaCAAATAATTAGAATATGGTGGAAGACGCGGAGAGGTTcatccagagtgttgtgtgattggtgtattcctttaaaactcaaaaggaaaattttataggatggTTATACAGACAACAAATATTGGATAgtgaaaaaataatatataagcCAACTTcgtgtagctgaaatgaggatgttaagatggatggaTGGTAAAACTagagaagataaaataaagaatgaacacATTCGGAGTAgttccgatacatgataagtactgagaaagtcgtttaaggtggcatGGATATGTGCAACGGAGGCTTTTGAGTGCCCCACTACGGAGGGgtaatttgattcagattgaaggagctaaaagagtcaAGTAttggcctaaaatgactctaggataAGTactgagaaaagacatgcatagcttgggactagtaacaagtatgactttgaataaagctgattggagaaTAAGAATCCATATATCCGACCCCTGttatttgggataaggctgagttgattTAAGTTTTATCCGACCCCTGTTATTTGGGCTACTGACAAAGTTTCATCTTTCTCTCTTGATATGTAGCTATACTCTAGCTAGTAGCCGACAAACCATACGAGTATCAATATTTACTAACAATAGATCGATAATTTACATGTCTGGAACCTTATATCAATTTCTAGCATTATGACCAATAATTTGAGTATCTTTCTGCATACTTCACTTACGCACATCAACAAGTTCAGCTGTAAAGCTTAATTCACAActtacaaacaaaaaaatacaatggcAAACAATTTGAACTTATTAGCAATAAACGGTAAAAGGTTATGATTGTAATGAAGACGATTACAAATCAGACACCCCAAGTGTTCGAAGCAATACCGGAGAACAAAAGTAAGCAATAAATGGTACACCAACCAGGGTACCGACCACATGCACCAACAAGCAACAAGTAGGCTCTAAAATCCCTTCAAATATTTATATTTCCTTAAAAAGAATTCAATTTCATCTAAATTCGTCAACGGGTAAGCCTCAATCGACAGAGAAAAGCAAGGAAATCAATCATTTGacaaaacataaaagaagaaacagaCCGTCAGCAGCCATGGAGACAACGGAGAGTCTTCTCTTCTGTTCCTGAACAGCTGAAAGGTTCAAATGCTTCGACCTGAGACGAACATTTCCGAACAATTCAGAGGAAGAGAAAGGGCGACGGAGTGTGTTGAAGCCCATGAACCGATTGGGATAGAGAGGAAGATGCCTCCGAGAGCTAGTGGAGTTGCGAAAAGGAGGAGCAGAGGCGTTTATTCTCATAGACTCCGCCCCCATTTTTGCTGCTGTGTCCATCTACTCTCCCGCTCTCCCGCTCTCCCGCTCTCCCGCTCTCGTCCTTCTTAGGGATAACGAGAACTAAACTAACGCAGGCTATTCCCCTCTTATTTATGGTTATTtgaatgggtttttttttttttttggtaagaggtTATTTGAATGGATACGAGCAACATGGAATAGAAATAAAGATAAGGGATCTAAAAGGTCGCTCAACTTGTATACCAAAATTATAAAACTACCTTACGTAATTCTTATTTACTTATTACTTCAcgtttttgggtattttctttCACAGCACAACTAGGGAAGTGTGCAATCCCTACAAAATGGAGGAGGTGGTGGGAAAATTGTCACCTCAATTTGCTTATccatcaatttcttcaattccatttaatagagggaggtggatcccaccagGGCAATGTGTTCGGACAACgaatagggtggtcatttccaccccctattagatagaattgaggaaattgaagaatagcaaattgaggggataaagatccggagGTGGTGccgtaagggtgtcaatcgattgGTTTGATTCGGATTTGGGTTAGTAGTTGACTAGTGGgtcaaaacaaaatcaaattaagtgatatagtccaaattattaacatctcgtcgataagatgtacatctcaccgacgagatacgaaagaaattattttttgaagTCAAACACATCTGAatactgtcacacaaaagcttcaattaaGGTAAATAttaatacatcttcatcaaatcaaaagcatcaacttattgcacattgATCAGTCCTCGGAACCCCCAAACATCTAAAGTCacccagaaaaattggggctagcatttaggtttttatatgattagtacagaggtttgagacttggtatttttttgaccatggtatacctcgtacattttctatgggacatttgatgtcataagtcggtagagcattaaaagccaaagtaaattcctaattaagtgatgtagttcaaattattggcatctcgccagtaagatgtacatctcaccggtgagatacgaaagatattttttttagaaggaaacacctccgaacactgtcacacaaaagcttcaattcagatagacatgaatacctcttcatcaaatcaaaagcatcaacttattgcatactggtcaacccctgaaagccccaaacatccaatgtcacttAAGAAAATTGagtccaacatttaggtttttatatgattagtacagaagtCTGAGACTTTATATTTTTTCAGTCATGGTATGtcttgtacattttatatgggacattaaatgtcataagtcggtaggacattaaaagtcaaagtaaatttcaaattaaatggGGTAGTATTATTAACATCTCGCCGataagatgtaaatctcaccggcgagatacgaaagaatttttttttagttggcaagcatctccgaacactatcacacaaaatgttcaatttaggtagacatgaatacctcttcatcaaatcaaaagcatcaacttattgcacactagtcagGCCTTAGAGCCctcaaacatccaatgtcacccgagaaaattggagctagcatttaggtttttatatgattagtacggaagtttgagacttggtattttttttctgtCATGGTAtacctcatatattttatatgggacatttgatgttataagtctctaggacattaaaagtcaaagtaaatttcaaattaaatgattagttcaaattattagtatctcACCTGTAGGATGTACAACTCATcgacgagatacgaaagatattttttttaaaagaaaacacCTCTGAatactatcacacaaaggcttcaattcaggaaaacatgaatacctcttcatcaaattaaaagcattagcttattgcatactagtcagcccctggagcccccaaacatccaatgccacacaggaaaattggggcaaacatttaggttcttatatgattagtttggaggtttaagacttggtattttttttttatcatggtatgcctcgtacattttctattaGACATTTGATGAcataagtcgatagggcattaaaagtcaaagtaaattcttaaAGCATCTCGCCGTTAGaagtacatctcaccggcgagatacgaaagaaattttttttagaaggaaacacctccgaacactgtcacacaaaagcttcaattcagatagacatgaatacatcttcatcaaatcaaaagcatcaacttttTTCACACAGATAACCCctgaaggccccaaacatccaatgtcactcCAAAAAATTGAgtccagcatttaggtttttaaatgattagtacagaggtttgacacttgatattttttcggtCATGGTATACCTCGTACAgtttatatgggacattaaatgtcataagtcggtaagCCATAAacagtcaaagtaaatttcaaattaattgatgtagttcaaattattaacatctcgtcggtaagatgtacatctcaccagcgagatacgaaagaattttttttttaaagaaaacgcgttcgaacactgtcacacaaaggcttctattcaggtagacatgaatacctcttcatcaaataaaaaacaaatactTATTACACACTAATCCGCCCCTAGAGCCCTCAAACATCCAATCTCACTcgaaaaaattggggccagtatttaggtttttatatgattaatatagaggtttgggacttagtattttttttgctatggtatgcctcgtaaattttatatgggacatttgatgttataagtcggtagggtattaaaagttaaagtaaattctaaattaagtgatgtaattcaaattattagcatctcgctagtaagatgtacaactcaccgacgAGAgacgaaagaaattttatttagaagccaaacacctctgaacactgtcacacaaatgctttaatttaggtagacatgaatacttcttcatcaaatcaaaagcatcaacttattggaGCCcttaaacatccaatgtcacccaggaaAATCGGAGCCACCATTTATGTTtatatatgattagtacggaggtttgagacttggtattttttcggccatcgtatgtctcgtacattttctatgtgacatttgatgtcataagtcgataaggtattaaaagtaaaagtaattttcaaattaagtgatggagttcaaattattagcatcttgccggtaatATGTACATTTCACtgacgagatacgaaagatatttttttagaaggaaacatctctgaacactatgacacaaaagcttcaattcaggtagacatggatacctcttcatcaaatcaaaagcattaacttattacacactggtcagcccctggagcccccaaacatccaatgccatctaggaaaattggggtcagtacttaggtttttatataattagtacggaggtttgagactttgtatttttctggccatggtatgcctcgtacattttatatgtgacatttaatgtcataagtcggtagggtattaaaagtcaaagtaaattccaaattaattaatgtagttcaaattattagcattttgccggtaagatgtacatctcaccggcaatatacgaaagaatttttttttttttaaggaaacactTTTGAACGCTGTCATAAAAAActttaattcaggtagacatgaatacctcttcatcaaataaaaaacatcaacttattgcacactagtcagCCCCTGAagcccccaaacaaccaatgCGACACAGGAAAATTGAGGCCAAGAttaaggtttttatatgattagtacggaggtttgagacttggtattttttcggtcATGGTATATAtacctcatacattttatatgctatatttaatgtcataagtcaatagggcattaaaagtcaaagtaaattccaaattaagtgatgtagtccaaattattagcatcttgctagtaagatgtacatctcaccgatagaatacaaaagaaaattttttcagAAGCCAAATacatctgaacactgtcacacaaaagcttcaattcatgtagacatgaatacctcttcatcaaatcaaaagcatcaagtTATTACACACcggtcagcccttggagcccccaaacatccaatgtctcCCAGGAAAATTAggaccaacatttaggtttctatatgattagtacgaaggtttgagatgtggtattttttcggccatggtatgcctcgtac is a window encoding:
- the LOC122665084 gene encoding elongation factor G-2, chloroplastic-like — its product is MDTAAKMGAESMRINASAPPFRNSTSSRRHLPLYPNRFMGFNTLRRPFSSSELFGNVRLRSKHLNLSAVQEQKRRLSVVSMAADDTKRSVPLKDYRNIGIMAHIDAGKTTTTERILYYTGRNYKIGEVHEGTATMDWMEQEQERGITITSAATTTFWNNHRINIIDTPGHVDFTLEVERALRVLDGAICLFDSVAGVEPQSETVWRQADKYGVPRICFVNKMDRLGANFFRTRDMIVTNLGAKPLVLQIPIGAEDNFQGVVDLVKMKAIIWSGEELGAKFVYEDIPADLQELAQDYRTQMIETIVDLDDKAMESYLEGIEPDEQTIKKLVRKGTISNSFVPVFCGSAFKNKGVQPLLDAVVDYLPSPLDLPAMKGTDPDDPEVTVERAASDDEPFAGLAFKVMSDSFVGSLTFVRIYAGTLTAGSYVLNSNKGKKERIGRLLEMHANSREDVKVALAGDIVALAGLKDTVTGETLCDLDKPIVLERMDFPDPVIKVAIEPKTKADIDKMAVGLIKLAQEDPSFHFSRDEETNQTVIEGMGELHLEIIVDRLKREFKVEANVGAPQVNYRESISKISEVKYVHKKQSGGQGQFADITVRFEPMEAGSGYEFKSEIKGGAVPKEYIPGVMKGLEECMGNGILAGFPVVDVRAVLVDGSYHDVDSSVLAFQLAGRGAFREGIKKAAPKMLEPIMQVEVVTPEEHLGDVIGDLNSRRGQINTFGDKPGGLKVVDALVPLAEMFQYVSTLRGMTKGRASYTMRLSKFDVVPQHIQNQLSTKEQPVAA